The following DNA comes from Lepidochelys kempii isolate rLepKem1 chromosome 9, rLepKem1.hap2, whole genome shotgun sequence.
cttcatcACAGACTCCGTTTGACTCAggcaagtcactcagtctctccgctcccatctgtacaatggggataacagcactcaCACGCCATGCGGGGGGCTGGCTGATGCGCTCGGATATTACTGTAAGGGGGGGCCATACAAGAGCCACAGGTAGGAACATTTGTCCTCTATTCAGTGCTGCACTCTGTTCCCCTAGCATGCAGGGGGCTCCTAATATGTAGTGGATGTACCAAGTTCATGGGAAGCCCCATCTTGAGTAAAGACTGCCAGCTGTACCTGCTCGGATGCTGATTTTAGCAACGTGAGTAGAGTTGAATCCAAACTAGCACTGGCTGTGAGCTAACCACTATGTAGCTGTAGGTCCCTGGAGCTGAAAAGCCAATGCATTAGCTCCCTGAGTTTCATCCATGCTCCTTTCCTGTATTTACACCAAGGTGTTACAGGGGGGAAAAGAAATGTAGAAAGCTTCTCACCTGTGTAAGCCAGGGTGGTCACAGTTGCTGCCAGGATGGGCGCTCTGTACCAAGGGTCATTGTGCTGGAACTTGAGAGCCAccaaatggaaaaagaaagagcAGATGCCTTCCACAAAGATGCCATGGTACAAAGAGGTATGGATAGAGGAATTGCAATCCAGGGCCATTAGATTCTGGATGAGGTGGAAGTCAGTCAGCTCCCAGGACCAGTAGTGTGTGGTGAGAATCCCAGCTGCCTCCATTCCCACAAACTGGACCAGAAGTTTGACAGCAGTAACCACAAAGGAGGAATCCATAACCAGGAATTCTTGGAGAGAGACAGTGGGGTTAGCAGAAGCTCCATCAAAAGACACACCATGAATCAAGTAGAGAATGAAGTGGAGGGTCAGAATCACATCTGGGCCAAAGCCACCACCCCAGGGACCAATATCCATCAGCATCCTCAGCTCAAGGCAGCAAGCACACAACTGTAATGAGCTGACCAGTTCTCTGACAAGATCATGGTACACTCCAAGAGGCAGAAGTCTCTTGGAAACCTGCCTGACCACCTCACAAATAGCCACAACTGAGAGAAAGAAGGCAATGGAAACATTCAAACCCGCCATAACAAGCCCAACAGAGATGGCAAAGCATGAGTGTCACCGTCCAAAGAACAGATCaaccttttcttcctcttctttatAAAGGCACTTTTAAGCCAACGTGGCACAGCCTGACAGGCCCCCAGTCAGCAGGGTCAAGGGAGTCTTTGGGAAAATCCACACGTGTGGCTACGCAAAGCTTTTAAGGAGCAGACAGTGAGATTCTCCTACCTACAGTATCAGCTGCAGCCAGTGTTGTTAATGCTTGCTGCTCTCTGCTACCCCCACCAGCCTGCCTGTCCCTGTGCCTTCACCCCTAATCAGAAGGGAGACAACCACAGACCCCATGTGACTCACATATCCTCTCCCCTCCTTCTGCTTTAACCATCAGCACTTGCTGCAATTAGAGAACCAAtgacctgcagcctggggtttgtTCAGAACTTGTCTTCAAAGTTACGCTGCTGGTTTGTTTTACAACTGGTTCTAGCAAGTGGGTCCAGCAGCTCTCACCCCATGGCAGTAAATCTGGGAaagcccagctcctgccccagggtTATTTTTTGCGAGGCTTTGTTATGAGCCTTTGGCTGCTTTGTTCTGGCCCAGCGGGTCATTCACTGCATAGATTTGCAAACTGGAGCAGAAAGCAGCACTTATGTTGTCTTTGCTTCGGGGGGGCAGAATATTTGGGCAGCTTCTCTCTTTGTTTCAGTGTTTGGGATTGGTTATTGTACAGCACCTTAATGGTTTTTAGATAGTTAGGAGCAGGGAGCTCACGGTGAAAGCCCTGCGCAGTTAACAAGGTGGTGATGAAATGCAAAGGCAGCACAGAGCTTGGGTATGTGTAGGGAAGGACAACAGATGGAAATCTCTTTGCATACCCAGGCCAGGGAAGGCTAACTACATGGAATCCTGAAGAGTCTCATCACTGCATTCCTTTTAGGTCTCCTCCCTCCTCAGCTTCTAAAATACAACTGTATCCTCCAGGCTTGAGAAGTGAAAGGCTCTCCTCTGAGAACCAATGTTCCATGTTGATCAGGTGCCAGGAGACACTAAAGTTCAGGTTTGTCTTTCATTGCCCTCTTGCCCCAGGAAGACAAAGCATACCCTAGGAAGCAGCATAGAGTCCTTATTGCATGCTGGATACAACAGAAAGAGGATGGAGGGAACTGAGACACCAACAAGGAAAAGGAAAACCAGAGCAAAGAtgatttaggcctggtctacagtaggcttttatattggtatagctacctctctcaggggtgtgaaaaatccacatctgaGAGATGTAACTAAATTGATCTAACCCCGATGCAGACAGCActtggttgatggaagaattcttctgtcgaatCCACCTTGGGAAGGTGAATTACCTACACCGACAGCATAGGTAGCATCTACATTAAAGTGCTACAGCAGCTGTAGCATTTTCCCCGCAGTGATCCATTGGTAGGAGACAAGCTCAAAGACAAGTTCCCAGCTCATTCTCCCAAATGTGATAGATTTATTTGATCCCTGTCTCTAGAGGAGCAGTGGAATGGATATGCTTAGCTATGCACTCCACCACCATGTCCTGAATCCCCTGAAACCAAACTCCACACACACTGGTCTTTAATCCAGAACTGTTTTAAATCCTGGAATACCTGAGGAAAGCAATAGCAACTAGCAGTGACGCGATGCACCTTGCTTATTGCATATACAATTCCAGAGGCCTATAGCAGTGGGTCATCTCTTTAAGTAGGGTTGTTCCTAGTGGGCCACAGAAAGACATTAAGAACTAAACTGTGGCAGGGTTGAATGAAGGAGATATGTGATTTGAACTCTTATGATGTAGACAATCAAATGaacaaactgaagcacagacctatgaaaaagacagttaccttttccataactggtgttctttgagatgtgttgctcatgtctattccacaataggtgtgcatactcgcca
Coding sequences within:
- the LOC140916917 gene encoding aquaporin-12-like, encoding MAGLNVSIAFFLSVVAICEVVRQVSKRLLPLGVYHDLVRELVSSLQLCACCLELRMLMDIGPWGGGFGPDVILTLHFILYLIHGVSFDGASANPTVSLQEFLVMDSSFVVTAVKLLVQFVGMEAAGILTTHYWSWELTDFHLIQNLMALDCNSSIHTSLYHGIFVEGICSFFFHLVALKFQHNDPWYRAPILAATVTTLAYTAGPFTGAFFNPTLASMVTFHCSGNILQEYIQVYWLGPLTGMLASLLLYQGTIPRLFQKNLLYSPKSKYRTPKGKAVPGLKKTEDNGEGQPQL